A part of Homoserinibacter sp. YIM 151385 genomic DNA contains:
- a CDS encoding mandelate racemase/muconate lactonizing enzyme family protein, protein MSTAVVAANFDWTIVRIESESGAVGWGESFFAPGLPEIIDAMGRLIVGDDAADVEVIGARLRAAASGAGSVGGIVHNALSGIDGALWDLNARELGVPLWRLLGGTFHKSVRVYADCHGGAGLMSLGPMLDIRPVPWEEHDEQVAGGAIGKSLFDLGAETEPIDLELLARRARSAVAAGFDALKFDLDVPGLVPTRPGSRTMPVGAESLARDMADAIAEGAGPGVELAFDLHWRYDMASAARLAGAVDHLPIMWLEDPLPPENVAGLISLAQATRAPLGGGENLIGFRAFEPVISTGTLAVVTPDLGKVGGVAEARRIAAAAADRGLSIAPHNIAGPIGTAFAAQVSATWPNFLALEYHAQDVPYFAELVDAPLIERGQIRMTDRPGIGVEPVMEVVERWAKPGTRVFGA, encoded by the coding sequence GTGAGCACGGCCGTCGTGGCCGCCAACTTCGACTGGACGATCGTCCGCATCGAGAGCGAGAGCGGCGCCGTCGGCTGGGGGGAGTCCTTCTTCGCCCCCGGGCTCCCCGAGATCATCGACGCGATGGGGCGGCTCATCGTCGGGGACGACGCGGCGGACGTGGAGGTCATCGGCGCCCGGCTCCGGGCGGCCGCCTCCGGCGCCGGCTCCGTCGGCGGCATCGTCCACAACGCGCTCTCCGGCATCGACGGCGCGCTCTGGGATCTCAACGCCCGCGAGCTCGGGGTGCCGCTCTGGCGCCTCCTCGGCGGCACCTTCCACAAGTCGGTCCGCGTCTACGCCGACTGCCACGGCGGTGCGGGCCTCATGAGCCTCGGGCCGATGCTCGACATCCGGCCCGTCCCGTGGGAGGAGCACGACGAGCAGGTCGCGGGCGGCGCGATCGGCAAGAGCCTCTTCGACCTCGGCGCCGAGACCGAGCCGATCGACCTCGAGCTCCTCGCGCGCCGCGCCCGCAGCGCGGTCGCGGCCGGCTTCGACGCGCTCAAGTTCGACCTCGACGTGCCCGGCCTCGTCCCCACCCGCCCGGGCTCGCGCACCATGCCGGTGGGCGCCGAATCCCTCGCCCGCGACATGGCCGACGCCATCGCCGAGGGCGCCGGCCCCGGGGTCGAGCTCGCCTTCGACCTGCACTGGCGCTACGACATGGCCTCCGCCGCGCGGCTCGCGGGCGCCGTCGACCACCTCCCGATCATGTGGCTCGAGGACCCGCTGCCGCCCGAGAACGTCGCCGGGCTCATCTCGCTCGCGCAGGCGACCCGCGCCCCGCTCGGCGGCGGCGAGAACCTCATCGGCTTCCGCGCCTTCGAGCCGGTCATCTCGACCGGCACGCTCGCGGTCGTGACCCCCGACCTCGGCAAGGTCGGCGGCGTCGCCGAGGCGCGCCGCATCGCGGCGGCCGCCGCCGACCGCGGGCTCTCGATCGCGCCGCACAACATCGCGGGCCCCATCGGCACCGCCTTCGCCGCGCAGGTCTCGGCGACCTGGCCGAACTTCCTCGCGCTCGAGTACCACGCGCAGGACGTGCCGTACTTCGCCGAGCTCGTCGACGCGCCGCTCATCGAGCGCGGGCAGATCCGCATGACCGACCGGCCGGGCATCGGCGTCGAGCCCGTCATGGAGGTCGTCGAGCGCTGGGCGAAGCCCGGCACCCGCGTCTTCGGCGCCTGA
- a CDS encoding glycoside hydrolase family 3 protein, which translates to MSPTDPDARAAELVAAMTLDEKIQLVTGFLGMPVQEGAEVGGEGLFGLTDEMTPPPGAVGSDGFVPGIPRLGIPALQLAGAGVGVTSLVPREGGESVSFPSSMSQTSTWNPPLIREFGRRIGHEARAQGINVMLGAACNLTIEPRSGRVFEYHGEDPILSGTITREELLGTQDEGVVASVKHYAANFQETGRFVVNSVVSERALREGELLAFEVALADDGEVPAPGAVMTSYNKLNGVYASENPYLLSQVLKGDWGFRGWVMSDWGAAHSTVESALAGLDQEFPHAHWYGAALKAAVESGEVPHERLDDMNHRILRTLAIVGVLDDTRPAPAKETAAGLETAQRIAEEGTVLLQNDGVLPIAPGFAGSIAVIGSHADVAVPSGGGSAAVRPVGGNPVPAEEGADLPQYWLPSSPLEALRAALPQAEVRFDGGGEAVAAADLAARSDLAIVVASQLTMEHFDVPDLHLPDGQDALVSAVAATGTPTIVVLETGGVVLTPWSSEVSAVLAAWYPGHRGGEALAAILTGAVNPSGKTPATFPVSEADLPHPEVFPMPPLPGREGPAQLTLVNILTEQQGAYFDAEYDEELLLGYKWFEAHGTDVAFPFGHGLSYTTFEYGDATAVPRPDGGLAVTVPVSNRGERRGREIVQVYAELPAEAAAPRRLVGWAKLELEPGETGEAVIGIPAKHLSTWSVEAQRWVLASGTARLDVAASSRDVRVRLEAELGA; encoded by the coding sequence ATGTCCCCCACGGATCCCGACGCCCGCGCCGCGGAGCTCGTCGCCGCCATGACCCTCGACGAGAAGATCCAGCTCGTCACCGGATTCCTCGGGATGCCGGTGCAGGAGGGTGCCGAGGTCGGCGGCGAGGGGCTCTTCGGGCTCACCGACGAGATGACCCCGCCACCCGGCGCGGTCGGCTCGGACGGCTTCGTCCCCGGCATCCCGCGCCTGGGCATCCCCGCGCTGCAGCTCGCGGGCGCGGGCGTCGGCGTCACGAGCCTCGTGCCGCGCGAGGGCGGCGAGAGCGTCTCCTTCCCCTCCTCGATGTCGCAGACCTCGACCTGGAACCCGCCGCTCATCCGCGAGTTCGGCCGCCGTATCGGCCACGAGGCGCGGGCGCAGGGCATCAACGTCATGCTCGGCGCCGCCTGCAACCTCACGATCGAGCCCCGCTCGGGTCGCGTGTTCGAGTACCACGGCGAGGACCCGATCCTCTCCGGCACGATCACGCGGGAGGAGCTGCTCGGCACGCAGGACGAGGGCGTCGTCGCCTCCGTCAAGCACTACGCCGCGAACTTCCAGGAGACGGGGCGCTTCGTCGTGAACTCGGTCGTGAGCGAGCGCGCGCTCCGCGAGGGCGAGCTGCTCGCCTTCGAGGTGGCGCTCGCCGACGACGGCGAGGTGCCCGCGCCGGGCGCCGTCATGACCTCCTACAACAAGCTCAACGGCGTGTACGCCTCCGAGAACCCGTACCTGCTCTCGCAGGTGCTCAAGGGCGACTGGGGATTCCGCGGCTGGGTCATGTCCGACTGGGGCGCCGCCCACAGCACGGTCGAGAGCGCGCTGGCGGGGCTCGACCAGGAGTTCCCCCACGCCCACTGGTACGGCGCGGCGCTCAAGGCCGCCGTCGAGTCGGGCGAGGTGCCCCACGAGCGCCTCGACGACATGAACCACCGGATCCTCCGCACGCTCGCGATCGTCGGCGTGCTCGACGACACGCGCCCGGCGCCCGCGAAGGAGACGGCGGCGGGGCTCGAGACGGCGCAGCGCATCGCGGAGGAGGGCACCGTCCTCCTGCAGAACGACGGCGTCCTCCCGATCGCGCCGGGCTTCGCCGGCTCGATCGCCGTCATCGGCTCGCACGCGGATGTCGCGGTCCCCTCCGGCGGCGGCTCGGCGGCGGTGCGCCCCGTCGGCGGCAACCCGGTCCCGGCAGAGGAGGGCGCCGATCTGCCGCAGTACTGGCTCCCGAGCTCGCCCCTCGAGGCCCTGCGGGCCGCCCTGCCGCAGGCGGAGGTGCGCTTCGACGGCGGCGGGGAGGCCGTGGCCGCGGCCGACCTCGCCGCCCGCTCCGACCTCGCGATCGTCGTCGCGAGCCAGCTCACGATGGAGCACTTCGACGTCCCCGACCTCCACCTCCCCGACGGCCAGGACGCGCTCGTCTCGGCCGTCGCCGCGACCGGCACCCCGACGATCGTCGTGCTCGAGACGGGCGGCGTGGTCCTCACGCCGTGGTCGTCCGAGGTGTCGGCGGTCCTCGCCGCCTGGTATCCGGGCCACCGCGGCGGCGAGGCGCTCGCCGCGATCCTCACCGGCGCCGTGAACCCCTCCGGCAAGACGCCCGCGACCTTCCCGGTGTCGGAGGCCGACCTCCCGCATCCCGAGGTGTTCCCGATGCCGCCGCTGCCGGGTCGCGAGGGGCCGGCGCAGCTCACGCTCGTCAACATCCTCACCGAGCAGCAGGGCGCCTACTTCGACGCCGAGTACGACGAGGAGCTGCTGCTCGGCTACAAGTGGTTCGAGGCGCACGGCACGGACGTCGCCTTCCCCTTCGGGCACGGCCTCTCGTACACGACCTTCGAGTACGGGGATGCGACGGCGGTCCCGCGTCCGGACGGCGGCCTCGCGGTGACCGTCCCCGTGTCGAACCGGGGTGAGCGGAGGGGCCGCGAGATCGTGCAGGTCTACGCCGAGCTGCCCGCCGAGGCCGCGGCCCCGCGCCGTCTCGTCGGCTGGGCGAAGCTCGAGCTCGAGCCCGGCGAGACGGGCGAGGCCGTGATCGGGATCCCCGCGAAGCACCTCTCGACCTGGTCGGTCGAGGCGCAGCGCTGGGTGCTCGCGAGCGGCACGGCGCGGCTGGATGTCGCGGCCTCCTCGCGGGACGTCCGCGTGCGCCTCGAGGCGGAGCTGGGCGCATGA
- a CDS encoding MBL fold metallo-hydrolase has product MSALIEPELQGAALAAEIRDARPEPGTAALWRLGQSGIVVRFPAAAVAIDLYLGNHGEAVLGEPFDHRRMTRSPVDPVDLDALDVVICSHEHLDHLDPPTMRTLARENPRAVVVAPRACQALLEELGWAGRIVLADDGWVAEVAGLRVEAFAVPHDEFDAGEDGHPYLGFIVGDGRLRVGHLGDARAHRRVTAALAADPVDLLAAPINGRDDARKAMGFAGNMSAAEAVETADDAGARLTLPMHYDMFQQNVDAGALDAFVAAAESRALPFRVLPVGRRLELRSS; this is encoded by the coding sequence ATGAGCGCGCTCATCGAGCCCGAGCTCCAGGGCGCCGCGCTCGCGGCCGAGATCCGGGATGCGCGGCCGGAGCCCGGCACGGCGGCGCTCTGGCGGCTCGGCCAGTCCGGCATCGTGGTGCGCTTCCCGGCGGCGGCGGTCGCGATCGACCTCTACCTCGGCAACCACGGCGAGGCCGTGCTGGGGGAGCCCTTCGACCATCGCCGCATGACCCGGAGCCCGGTCGACCCCGTCGACCTCGACGCCCTCGACGTCGTGATCTGCAGTCACGAGCACCTGGACCACCTCGACCCGCCGACCATGCGCACGCTCGCCCGCGAGAACCCGCGCGCCGTCGTCGTCGCGCCGCGCGCCTGTCAGGCGCTCCTCGAGGAGCTCGGCTGGGCGGGCCGCATCGTGCTCGCCGACGACGGCTGGGTCGCGGAGGTCGCGGGTCTCCGGGTGGAGGCCTTCGCGGTGCCGCACGACGAGTTCGACGCCGGCGAGGACGGCCACCCGTATCTCGGCTTCATCGTGGGCGACGGCCGCCTCCGGGTCGGCCACCTCGGCGACGCCCGCGCGCACCGGCGCGTGACGGCGGCGCTCGCCGCCGACCCCGTCGACCTCCTCGCGGCGCCGATCAACGGCCGCGACGACGCCCGGAAGGCGATGGGCTTCGCGGGCAACATGTCGGCGGCGGAGGCGGTGGAGACCGCGGACGACGCAGGCGCCCGGCTCACGCTGCCGATGCACTACGACATGTTCCAGCAGAACGTCGACGCGGGTGCCCTCGACGCCTTCGTCGCGGCGGCGGAGTCCCGTGCGCTGCCGTTCCGGGTGCTGCCGGTCGGCCGCCGCCTCGAGCTTCGAAGCTCGTGA